A part of Acipenser ruthenus chromosome 12, fAciRut3.2 maternal haplotype, whole genome shotgun sequence genomic DNA contains:
- the ak4 gene encoding adenylate kinase 4, mitochondrial — MADKLFRAVILGPPGSGKGTISQRIAQCFGLQHLSSGDFLRENITANTEAGVLAKRYIEKGLLVPDHVITRLMLTRLEKITRQSWLLDGFPRTLVQAEALNSTCDVDVVISLNVPFETLKERLSTRWVHPSSGRMYNMEFNPPHIHGIDDVTGEPLVQHEDDKPDFVAARLREYKGIAKPVIDLYKKEGVLHSVSGTETNKIWPYIYSLLCTKITPVDPEESQHSPPLYSQ, encoded by the exons ATGGCAGATAAATTGTTCCGAGCTGTCATTTTGGGCCCCCCCGGCTCTGGGAAGGGGACCATCTCTCAAAGGATAGCCCAATGCTTCGGCCTGCAGCATCTGTCCAGCGGGGATTTCTTACGAGAAAACATCACAGCGAACACCG AGGCAGGAGTATTGGCAAAGCGATACATAGAAAAGGGCCTTTTGGTGCCAGATCATGTTATAACACGTTTAATGTTAACCAGACTGGAGAAAATAACAAGACAAAGCTGGCTTCTGGATG GTTTTCCGCGCACACTCGTGCAGGCAGAAGCTCTGAACAGCACCTGTGACGTTGATGTTGTGATTAGTCTGAACGTTCCCTTTGAGACCCTGAAAGAAAGGCTGAGCACACGCTGGGTCCACCCCTCTAGTGGAAGAATGTACAACATGGAGTTCAACCCGCCGCACATACAC GGCATTGATGACGTCACTGGAGAGCCCCTAGTCCAGCATGAAGATGATAAACCGGATTTTGTTGCTGCACGGCTGAGAGAGTACAAGGGCATTGCAAAACCAGTCATAGATCTATACAA GAAGGAAGGTGTTCTACACTCCGTTTCGGGAACAGAAACCAACAAGATCTGGCCCTATATTTATTCACTGCTGTGCACCAAGATCACTCCAGTGGACCCAGAAGAGTCACAGCACTCTCCTCCTCTCTACAGCCAATAG